A stretch of the Sulfurimonas sp. HSL-1656 genome encodes the following:
- a CDS encoding ATP-dependent Clp protease adaptor ClpS, translated as MSTQLESKTELATSEPKMFAVFMLNDDYTTWEFCIKIINTVFHKTIAEADAITHDIHTKGKGLCGIYTYEIAETKAFMVREQARKEGFPMRCSVEEQ; from the coding sequence ATGTCAACACAACTCGAAAGCAAGACCGAACTCGCCACCAGCGAACCGAAAATGTTCGCCGTTTTCATGCTCAATGACGACTATACGACCTGGGAGTTCTGCATCAAGATCATCAACACCGTCTTCCACAAAACCATTGCGGAAGCGGACGCCATCACCCATGACATCCACACCAAGGGCAAGGGACTGTGCGGCATCTACACCTACGAGATCGCAGAGACAAAGGCTTTCATGGTTCGGGAGCAGGCCCGCAAAGAGGGCTTCCCCATGCGCTGCTCGGTTGAAGAGCAGTAA